From one Sardina pilchardus chromosome 6, fSarPil1.1, whole genome shotgun sequence genomic stretch:
- the ubxn11 gene encoding UBX domain-containing protein 11 isoform X2: protein MSSPLSLLGKNRRAPLPGSLDEGRKRVPFKQSSSIDRTPTDFELMSTMMQKLAQLEIRVKAQALDIQRKEKTIAVLEEKLTFEKKSKEQNCEQELVEKCHKLQKQVWEMEQFLADYGMIWIGSNGDVCADERSSDMDDVDKHTKQGLWEPATSRTGEFRMNFDLVLANIRELNVLAGEGESYVKVVPGGAQLAQRTAIPLQLYSNGIVMFSGPFRSYDEPSTQLCMQDLADGYFPSELQERFPDGVPFQVQDRREEVYKDRREQKDFPGKGRLVCGASSETSAQSPATSTQATSCASGKAASTEQFLKRLPKTVIKAGKVIDIRDSLRNHLKSSAVEDQHPSVIIVDTPALQTSQERLDQPDGTACDADGDISTLRVKSENGEKTFVLKMNVTQTVGDLRQYLDKYRCSGSSPYNIISVFPRRRYDDDSQTLAACGLTPSAALLLQPY from the exons ATGAGCTCACCTCTATCTCTGTTGGGGAAAAACCGTAGAGCACCCCTGCCTGGATCTCTGGATGAAGG GAGAAAAAGAGTGCCCTTCAAGCAAAGTTCATCCATTG ACCGCACTCCTACAGACTTTGAGCTGATGTCCACTATGATGCAGAAGCTGGCCCAGCTAGAGATCAGAGTGAAGGCGCAAGCTTTGGACATTCAAAGGAAG GAAAAGACAATCGCTGTTCTAGAAGAGAAGTTGACGTTTGAGAAGAAGTCAAAAG AACAAAACTGTGAACAGGAACTGGTTGAGAAATGTCACAAGCTGCAGAAGCAAGTGTGGGAAATGGAG CAATTTCTGGCTGACTATGGCATGATCTGGATCGGAAGCAATGGCGACGTTTGTGCTGATGAACGCAGCTCCGACATGGATGacgtagacaaacacacaaagcaagGCCTATGGGAGCCAG CCACCTCCAGGACGGGAGAGTTCAGGATGAACTTTGACCTTGTGCTGGCAAACATCCGGGAGCTGAATGTGCTGGCGGGCGAGGGGGAGTCCTACGTGAAGGTCGTTCCCGGGGGCGCCCAGCTGGCCCAACGGACAGCCATTCCCTTACAGCTGTACAGCAACGGCATTGTGATGTTCAGCGGGCCCTTCCGCTCCTACGACGAGCCCAGCACCCAG CTATGCATGCAGGACCTGGCGGATGGCTATTTCCCCTCGGAGCTGCAGGAGCGGTTTCCTGATGGCGTTCCCTTCCAG GTGCAGGACAGGCGGGAGGAAGTCTACAAAGACCGGCGAGAGCAGAAGGACTTTCCTGGCAAGGGTCGGCTGGTGTGTGGAGCGTCCAGTGAGACCTCAGCTCAAAGCCCGGCCACATCAACTCAGGCCACCAGCTGTGCATCAG GCAAGGCGGCGTCCACGGAGCAGTTCTTGAAGAGGCTACCAAAGACGGTCATCAAAGCTGGAAAGGTGATCGACATTCGTGACTCGTTAAGAAACCATTTAAAG AGTTCAGCTGTGGAGGACCAGCACCCTTCTGTGATCATTGTAGACACCCCAGCACTGCAGACCTCACAAGAGAG GTTGGATCAGCCGGACGGAACTGCGTGTGACGCCGACGGGGACATCAGCACCCTGAGAGTGAAGTCTGAGAACGGGGAGAAGACTTTTGTTCTGAAGATGAACGTCACTCAGACAGTAGGAGACCTCCGGCAGTACCTGGACAAGTACAG ATGCTCCGGTTCCTCTCCATATAACATCATCAGTGTGTTTCCACGACGGCGCTATGACGACGACTCCCAAACACTTGCAGCTTGTGGCCTCACACCGAGTGCCGCGCTGTTGCTTCAACCTTACTGA
- the ubxn11 gene encoding UBX domain-containing protein 11 isoform X1, which translates to MSSPLSLLGKNRRAPLPGSLDEGRKRVPFKQSSSIENELGVLKDILSTGCHSNRSNADGAVSLKMSQRGRVADNRTPTDFELMSTMMQKLAQLEIRVKAQALDIQRKEKTIAVLEEKLTFEKKSKEQNCEQELVEKCHKLQKQVWEMEQFLADYGMIWIGSNGDVCADERSSDMDDVDKHTKQGLWEPATSRTGEFRMNFDLVLANIRELNVLAGEGESYVKVVPGGAQLAQRTAIPLQLYSNGIVMFSGPFRSYDEPSTQLCMQDLADGYFPSELQERFPDGVPFQVQDRREEVYKDRREQKDFPGKGRLVCGASSETSAQSPATSTQATSCASGKAASTEQFLKRLPKTVIKAGKVIDIRDSLRNHLKSSAVEDQHPSVIIVDTPALQTSQERLDQPDGTACDADGDISTLRVKSENGEKTFVLKMNVTQTVGDLRQYLDKYRCSGSSPYNIISVFPRRRYDDDSQTLAACGLTPSAALLLQPY; encoded by the exons ATGAGCTCACCTCTATCTCTGTTGGGGAAAAACCGTAGAGCACCCCTGCCTGGATCTCTGGATGAAGG GAGAAAAAGAGTGCCCTTCAAGCAAAGTTCATCCATTG AAAATGAGTTGGGTGTGTTGAAAGACATCCTCTCCACCGGGTGTCACTCAAACCGTTCAAACGCTGATGGTGCTGTGTCCTTAAAGATGTCACAGAGGGGGAGAGTAGCTGACA ACCGCACTCCTACAGACTTTGAGCTGATGTCCACTATGATGCAGAAGCTGGCCCAGCTAGAGATCAGAGTGAAGGCGCAAGCTTTGGACATTCAAAGGAAG GAAAAGACAATCGCTGTTCTAGAAGAGAAGTTGACGTTTGAGAAGAAGTCAAAAG AACAAAACTGTGAACAGGAACTGGTTGAGAAATGTCACAAGCTGCAGAAGCAAGTGTGGGAAATGGAG CAATTTCTGGCTGACTATGGCATGATCTGGATCGGAAGCAATGGCGACGTTTGTGCTGATGAACGCAGCTCCGACATGGATGacgtagacaaacacacaaagcaagGCCTATGGGAGCCAG CCACCTCCAGGACGGGAGAGTTCAGGATGAACTTTGACCTTGTGCTGGCAAACATCCGGGAGCTGAATGTGCTGGCGGGCGAGGGGGAGTCCTACGTGAAGGTCGTTCCCGGGGGCGCCCAGCTGGCCCAACGGACAGCCATTCCCTTACAGCTGTACAGCAACGGCATTGTGATGTTCAGCGGGCCCTTCCGCTCCTACGACGAGCCCAGCACCCAG CTATGCATGCAGGACCTGGCGGATGGCTATTTCCCCTCGGAGCTGCAGGAGCGGTTTCCTGATGGCGTTCCCTTCCAG GTGCAGGACAGGCGGGAGGAAGTCTACAAAGACCGGCGAGAGCAGAAGGACTTTCCTGGCAAGGGTCGGCTGGTGTGTGGAGCGTCCAGTGAGACCTCAGCTCAAAGCCCGGCCACATCAACTCAGGCCACCAGCTGTGCATCAG GCAAGGCGGCGTCCACGGAGCAGTTCTTGAAGAGGCTACCAAAGACGGTCATCAAAGCTGGAAAGGTGATCGACATTCGTGACTCGTTAAGAAACCATTTAAAG AGTTCAGCTGTGGAGGACCAGCACCCTTCTGTGATCATTGTAGACACCCCAGCACTGCAGACCTCACAAGAGAG GTTGGATCAGCCGGACGGAACTGCGTGTGACGCCGACGGGGACATCAGCACCCTGAGAGTGAAGTCTGAGAACGGGGAGAAGACTTTTGTTCTGAAGATGAACGTCACTCAGACAGTAGGAGACCTCCGGCAGTACCTGGACAAGTACAG ATGCTCCGGTTCCTCTCCATATAACATCATCAGTGTGTTTCCACGACGGCGCTATGACGACGACTCCCAAACACTTGCAGCTTGTGGCCTCACACCGAGTGCCGCGCTGTTGCTTCAACCTTACTGA